In one window of Dokdonia sp. PRO95 DNA:
- a CDS encoding dicarboxylate/amino acid:cation symporter, which yields MKKLALHWKIIIGLILGVVWALISSSVGLSDFTINWIAPFGTIFINLLKLIAVPLVLFSIIAGVAGIGDPSSLGRMGGKTLLAYLITTLLAVGLGLTLVNIIQPGALVDQESRIDNRISYELWAQEQGVEIKDGVNYLQDPQFMERAGRVNELVKSKGEDATVAEKMKTANATKDAGPLQPLIDLVPQNFFKALTDNGLMLQIIFFAIFFGISLLFIPKEKSGPVIKLVDSVMEVFLKMVDFVMQASPFFVFALLAGVISKMAGDDIGKVVEIFKGLSWYSLTVFLGLMLMIFVMYPLIIKLIVRKIPYRGFFKAMGLAQTTAFSTSSSAATLPVTMECVEDNLGVDKKITSFVLPIGATVNMDGTVLYQAVAVVFLAQLHMIDLTLGQQLTIVLTATLASIGSAAVPSAGLVMLIIVLGSVDLNPAWIAIIFPVDRILDMCRTVVNVTGDATVSSIIAKTEGMLNYDENVNPDDAFNPDK from the coding sequence ATGAAAAAATTAGCACTACACTGGAAGATTATTATTGGTTTAATTTTAGGTGTGGTTTGGGCACTGATATCTTCTTCGGTAGGATTAAGTGACTTTACAATTAATTGGATTGCCCCTTTTGGAACGATTTTTATCAATCTGTTAAAACTTATTGCAGTTCCTTTAGTTCTATTTTCTATCATCGCTGGAGTTGCTGGTATAGGTGATCCATCTAGTTTAGGTAGAATGGGTGGAAAAACACTTCTAGCTTATCTTATTACTACATTACTAGCTGTAGGATTAGGTTTGACACTTGTAAACATTATACAACCTGGAGCACTTGTAGATCAAGAAAGTCGTATAGATAACAGAATAAGTTATGAACTTTGGGCTCAAGAACAAGGTGTTGAAATAAAGGATGGTGTAAATTATTTACAAGATCCTCAGTTTATGGAGCGTGCTGGACGTGTAAACGAACTCGTAAAATCAAAAGGGGAAGATGCAACCGTTGCCGAAAAAATGAAAACTGCAAACGCGACTAAAGACGCAGGTCCTTTACAACCTCTTATTGATCTCGTTCCTCAAAACTTTTTTAAAGCGCTCACAGATAATGGGTTAATGTTGCAAATTATCTTTTTTGCTATATTTTTTGGAATCAGCTTGTTGTTTATTCCTAAGGAAAAATCTGGACCGGTAATTAAGCTAGTAGACAGTGTGATGGAGGTATTTTTAAAGATGGTGGATTTTGTAATGCAAGCATCTCCATTTTTTGTGTTTGCTTTGTTAGCTGGTGTCATTAGTAAAATGGCGGGAGATGATATAGGAAAGGTTGTTGAAATATTTAAAGGACTTTCTTGGTATTCGCTTACAGTATTTTTGGGCTTGATGCTAATGATATTTGTGATGTACCCATTGATTATAAAGCTCATTGTACGTAAGATTCCTTACAGAGGATTCTTTAAAGCAATGGGACTAGCACAAACAACAGCTTTCTCTACCTCAAGTAGTGCTGCGACTCTTCCAGTAACGATGGAGTGTGTGGAGGACAACTTAGGAGTTGATAAGAAGATAACGAGTTTTGTACTTCCTATAGGAGCTACAGTAAATATGGATGGTACTGTTTTATATCAAGCTGTAGCAGTGGTTTTTCTTGCACAGCTTCACATGATTGATCTTACATTAGGACAACAGCTTACTATTGTACTTACTGCAACATTAGCATCTATAGGATCTGCAGCGGTACCTAGTGCTGGACTTGTGATGCTTATTATTGTGCTGGGATCTGTAGATTTAAATCCAGCTTGGATTGCGATTATCTTTCCTGTAGACCGTATTCTCGATATGTGTAGAACGGTTGTAAATGTAACTGGAGATGCAACAGTTTCTTCTATAATTGCAAAAACGGAGGGAATGCTTAATTATGATGAGAATGTAAATCCAGATGACGCCTTTAATCCTGATAAATAG
- the aroC gene encoding chorismate synthase, with product MAGNTYGTIFKVTTFGESHGKAIGGIIDGCPAGLSIDFDAIQHDLDRRKPGQSKIVTQRKEPDTVDFLSGLFEDKTTGTPIGFQIVNTNQKSKDYGHIKDTYRPSHADYTYDKKYGNRDYRGGGRSSARETASRVVAGAIAKQFLKGISFHAFTSAVGDLTMDTPYQDLDFSEIEKNDVRCANPAFAKACEEKIKEIKKQGDTIGGVITCVIQNVPVGLGEPVFDKLHAELGKAMLSINAVKGFEYGSGFEGATMKGSDHNDHFNTDGTTKTNLSGGVQGGISNGMDIYFKVAFKPVATVMQKQETINASGEVVEMQGKGRHDPCVVPRAVPIVEAMAALVIADFVLRNKSVRL from the coding sequence ATGGCAGGTAATACGTACGGAACTATATTTAAGGTCACCACTTTTGGTGAATCACATGGTAAGGCTATAGGTGGAATTATAGATGGATGCCCTGCCGGTTTGAGTATTGATTTTGATGCGATCCAGCATGACTTAGATCGTCGCAAGCCTGGACAATCTAAAATTGTAACCCAGCGTAAAGAACCAGATACCGTAGATTTCTTGTCAGGCCTTTTTGAGGACAAAACAACGGGAACTCCTATAGGTTTTCAGATTGTAAATACTAATCAGAAATCTAAGGATTACGGTCACATTAAAGATACCTACAGACCTAGTCACGCAGATTATACCTATGATAAAAAATACGGAAACCGTGATTACCGTGGTGGAGGAAGATCTTCGGCGAGGGAGACAGCTAGTCGCGTAGTTGCTGGAGCCATTGCAAAGCAATTTTTGAAAGGGATATCATTTCACGCATTTACAAGTGCTGTGGGCGACTTAACTATGGATACACCATACCAAGATCTTGATTTTAGCGAGATTGAAAAAAATGATGTGAGGTGTGCAAATCCCGCTTTCGCGAAAGCGTGTGAAGAAAAAATTAAGGAAATAAAAAAACAAGGAGACACCATAGGAGGTGTGATCACTTGTGTAATTCAAAATGTACCTGTAGGTCTTGGAGAGCCGGTATTTGATAAACTTCATGCAGAGCTAGGAAAAGCAATGTTATCCATAAATGCTGTAAAAGGATTTGAATACGGAAGTGGTTTTGAAGGGGCAACTATGAAAGGAAGTGATCATAATGATCATTTTAATACAGATGGAACTACAAAAACCAATCTAAGTGGTGGGGTTCAAGGAGGTATATCTAACGGGATGGATATTTACTTTAAAGTAGCGTTTAAGCCAGTGGCAACCGTAATGCAAAAGCAAGAAACTATTAATGCATCTGGAGAAGTGGTAGAAATGCAAGGAAAGGGAAGGCATGATCCGTGTGTTGTACCTCGTGCAGTACCTATTGTAGAAGCAATGGCAGCACTTGTAATAGCAGATTTTGTACTACGAAATAAATCTGTTAGATTGTAG
- a CDS encoding UDP-2,3-diacylglucosamine diphosphatase yields the protein MKRPVEIAVLSDIHLGTYGCHATEVCQYLNSIAPEILILNGDIIDIWQFRKRFFPKEHLKVIKKIITLASKGTHVYYITGNHDEMLRKFSDATMGNIHLIDKLVLNLDGKKAWFFHGDVFDASIQHTKWIAKLGGWGYDFLILFNRLLNKWLVSMGREKYSLSKKIKNSVKGAVKFINDFEKTATDLAIENNFDYVICGHIHQPAKQQVNTPKGSTLYLNSGDWIENLSYLEYHNRKWSLNYYREIQPKKSHNSSKILLEPQNVQTRYS from the coding sequence GTGAAAAGACCCGTAGAAATTGCAGTACTATCAGACATACATCTAGGCACTTACGGTTGCCACGCTACAGAAGTCTGTCAATATTTAAACTCTATCGCACCAGAAATACTCATCTTAAATGGTGATATTATTGACATCTGGCAGTTTAGAAAACGTTTCTTTCCTAAAGAGCACCTTAAAGTGATTAAAAAAATAATCACACTTGCTTCAAAAGGAACTCACGTGTACTATATCACTGGCAATCATGATGAGATGCTTAGAAAATTTAGCGATGCTACCATGGGAAACATCCACCTCATAGATAAACTTGTTCTTAATCTAGATGGTAAAAAAGCTTGGTTCTTTCATGGTGACGTATTCGACGCATCCATACAGCACACTAAGTGGATTGCAAAACTAGGCGGATGGGGTTATGATTTTTTAATTCTATTTAATAGACTCCTCAATAAATGGCTCGTAAGTATGGGAAGAGAAAAGTATTCTCTCTCAAAAAAGATTAAAAATAGTGTAAAAGGAGCTGTAAAGTTTATCAATGACTTTGAAAAAACCGCAACAGATCTCGCTATCGAAAATAATTTTGATTACGTTATCTGTGGTCATATACATCAACCAGCAAAACAACAGGTAAACACTCCGAAAGGAAGCACACTTTACCTAAATAGTGGCGACTGGATTGAAAACTTGAGCTATCTAGAGTACCATAACCGTAAATGGAGTCTCAACTACTATAGAGAAATCCAGCCTAAAAAATCGCATAACAGCTCAAAAATTCTCCTAGAGCCCCAGAATGTTCAAACCAGATATTCTTAA
- a CDS encoding FAD-binding and (Fe-S)-binding domain-containing protein → MEISLKKLEIEFDGELHVDQLHKIIYATDASVYRKIPLAVAFPKTVNDIKKLCAFAKAQHITLIPRTAGTSLAGQCVGDGIVVDVSKHFTEIIHFDKEKQQVTVQPGVIRDELNLFLKPHGLFFGPNTSTANRCMIGGMVGNNSSGTTSIKYGVTRDKVIQLKTVLSDGSEAIFEELDVTGFRQKLNLDNLEGSIYKTANDYFSQSAVRNEIKEQFPKPEIHRRNTGYALDEIANAAPFEEHGKPFNFCKLLSGSEGTLAFTTEITLQLDVLPPAHGVMVAGHYKDLDSCLQAVVPAMKHDLYTCEMMDKVILDCTKNNREQEKNRFFIEGDPAAILMFELRDATLEGAMQQAEELIDSLQQDGQGYAYPILQGDQIAQAMDLRKAGLGLLGNMIGDRKAVACIEDTAVALDDLAPYISEFTALMKKHEQDAVYYAHAGAGEIHLRPILDLKTSQDVALFRQITTDVAHLVKKYNGSMSGEHGDGIVRAEFISMMVGDENYEVMKTVKGAFDPHQIFNAGKVIDAFPMDESLRYEVDRKEPAVDTLMNFEDNQGILRLAEKCNGSGDCRKLPSAGGAMCPSYRATREEKDTTRARANALREFLTTSNKSNKYDHTELKEVFDLCLSCKACASECPSNVDVATLKAEFEYQYQKANGSSLRTKLFANTTKINKLGAFSPRIYNTLLKITAGITKASLGIAQERSLPLLNVFSDPADISGKANSSVNQKLKSKTKVILYIDEFTQFLDGNIGQDALTLLRHLGYEVEVVTNHDSGRSYISKGFLEEAKTLANKNIELLKDLAEDTVILGIEPSAILSFRDEYLRLADDVENAQKLSAQSFLIEEFLHSEIKRGVITSEQFSAKAKKLKIHGHCHQKALSSVSHTFAILNLPLNYTPTIIPSGCCGMAGSFGYEKEHYEVSMKVGEQTLFPAIRKADGETIIVANGTSCRHQIKDGTARVAMHPVSVLRDALLE, encoded by the coding sequence ATGGAAATTAGTTTGAAAAAATTAGAAATCGAGTTTGATGGAGAGTTACATGTAGATCAACTACATAAAATTATCTATGCAACAGATGCATCTGTATATCGCAAGATTCCGCTTGCTGTTGCATTTCCTAAGACGGTAAATGATATTAAGAAATTATGCGCTTTCGCGAAAGCGCAACACATCACCCTTATCCCAAGAACCGCGGGAACCTCCCTTGCTGGCCAATGTGTGGGCGATGGTATCGTAGTAGATGTTTCTAAGCATTTTACAGAGATTATTCACTTTGATAAAGAAAAGCAGCAGGTAACAGTACAGCCTGGTGTTATAAGAGACGAACTCAATTTGTTTTTAAAGCCCCACGGTTTGTTTTTTGGACCTAATACCTCTACTGCAAACAGATGTATGATAGGTGGCATGGTGGGAAATAATTCATCTGGAACCACCAGTATCAAGTACGGTGTTACAAGGGATAAAGTCATTCAATTAAAGACGGTATTATCAGATGGTAGTGAAGCTATTTTTGAAGAACTAGATGTAACTGGCTTTCGCCAAAAATTGAACCTTGACAACTTGGAAGGTTCCATTTATAAGACAGCAAACGATTACTTTTCTCAAAGTGCCGTTCGCAATGAGATCAAAGAGCAGTTTCCAAAACCTGAAATCCATCGCCGAAATACGGGTTACGCACTTGATGAAATTGCTAATGCTGCGCCATTTGAAGAGCACGGAAAGCCTTTTAATTTCTGCAAACTATTATCTGGGAGTGAAGGTACACTTGCATTTACCACAGAAATTACCTTGCAGTTAGATGTGTTGCCACCTGCTCATGGCGTTATGGTTGCAGGGCATTACAAGGATTTAGATTCCTGTTTACAAGCTGTAGTTCCTGCCATGAAGCATGATCTGTATACTTGTGAGATGATGGACAAGGTGATCTTAGATTGTACTAAGAACAATCGGGAGCAAGAGAAAAATAGATTTTTTATAGAAGGCGACCCAGCAGCAATATTAATGTTCGAGTTAAGGGATGCTACTCTTGAAGGGGCCATGCAGCAGGCAGAAGAGCTTATAGATAGTTTGCAGCAGGATGGGCAAGGATATGCATATCCTATATTACAAGGAGATCAGATTGCACAAGCAATGGACCTGCGCAAAGCTGGTCTTGGCTTGCTGGGGAATATGATAGGAGATAGAAAGGCCGTAGCATGTATAGAAGATACAGCGGTCGCGCTAGATGATCTTGCGCCATATATAAGTGAATTTACTGCGCTCATGAAAAAACATGAGCAAGATGCCGTGTACTACGCCCACGCTGGTGCGGGAGAAATACATTTACGTCCTATTCTTGATTTAAAAACTTCTCAAGATGTAGCACTTTTTAGACAGATAACTACAGATGTAGCGCATTTGGTTAAAAAATACAATGGTTCTATGAGTGGCGAGCACGGTGATGGTATCGTGCGCGCAGAGTTTATCTCTATGATGGTAGGCGATGAGAATTATGAGGTAATGAAAACCGTAAAAGGAGCTTTTGATCCTCATCAAATATTTAATGCTGGAAAAGTAATCGATGCTTTCCCGATGGATGAAAGCTTGAGGTATGAAGTAGATCGCAAGGAGCCAGCGGTAGATACACTCATGAATTTTGAGGATAATCAAGGAATCCTAAGACTTGCCGAAAAATGTAATGGAAGTGGCGATTGTAGAAAATTACCAAGTGCAGGAGGTGCAATGTGCCCTAGTTACAGAGCAACAAGAGAAGAAAAGGATACTACTAGAGCAAGAGCAAATGCCTTAAGGGAGTTTCTTACTACATCAAATAAGTCTAATAAATATGATCATACAGAGTTAAAGGAGGTCTTTGATCTTTGCTTAAGCTGTAAGGCCTGTGCTAGTGAGTGTCCTAGTAATGTAGACGTAGCCACGCTAAAAGCTGAGTTTGAGTATCAATATCAGAAAGCTAATGGAAGCAGTCTTCGTACAAAGCTGTTTGCAAACACGACAAAAATCAATAAACTAGGAGCATTTTCTCCTAGAATATATAATACACTTCTTAAAATAACTGCAGGGATAACAAAAGCTAGCTTGGGAATAGCACAAGAGAGAAGTCTACCTTTATTAAATGTATTTTCAGATCCTGCAGATATATCTGGAAAAGCTAATTCTAGTGTAAATCAGAAATTGAAAAGTAAAACAAAAGTCATTTTATATATTGATGAATTCACTCAGTTTCTAGATGGAAACATTGGTCAAGATGCTTTAACGCTGTTACGTCACCTTGGTTATGAGGTGGAAGTTGTGACTAACCATGATAGTGGCCGCTCTTACATTTCTAAAGGATTTCTTGAGGAGGCAAAGACGCTGGCAAATAAGAATATTGAACTATTAAAGGATTTGGCAGAAGACACTGTAATTCTAGGTATTGAACCTTCGGCTATTTTATCTTTTAGAGATGAATATCTTCGGCTTGCAGATGATGTGGAGAATGCCCAAAAGCTTTCGGCACAATCATTTTTAATTGAAGAGTTTTTACATAGTGAAATCAAACGAGGTGTTATTACCTCCGAGCAATTTTCGGCGAAAGCCAAAAAACTAAAAATACATGGTCACTGTCACCAGAAAGCACTTTCCTCTGTGTCACATACGTTTGCCATTCTTAATCTTCCTTTAAATTATACTCCTACTATTATACCTTCTGGTTGTTGTGGGATGGCGGGTAGTTTTGGGTATGAAAAAGAGCATTATGAGGTAAGTATGAAAGTAGGCGAGCAAACGCTATTTCCTGCGATAAGAAAAGCAGATGGTGAGACTATTATTGTAGCCAATGGTACAAGCTGTAGGCATCAGATTAAAGACGGTACAGCACGAGTCGCTATGCATCCTGTAAGCGTGTTACGCGATGCGCTTTTAGAGTAG
- the bshA gene encoding N-acetyl-alpha-D-glucosaminyl L-malate synthase BshA: MKIAIVCYPTFGGSGVVATELGIALSKRGHEVHFVTYKQPVRLALLNDNIHFHEVNVPDYPLFHYQPYELALSSKLVKIIKKEKIDILHVHYAIPHAYAGYMAKEMLKQEGIHVPMVTTLHGTDITLVGSHPFYRPAVSFSINNSDVVTSVSESLKQDTLRLFEITREIDVVPNFIDFGAKTDTFTDCQRDLMANEDERIVTHVSNFRKVKRISDVIEVFYRLQLEIPSKLLMVGEGPEREAAEERVKELGIEDKVRFLGNSNEVDKILCFSDLFLLPSEAESFGLAALEAMVNRVPVISSNAGGIPEVNVDGVTGYLSNVGNIADMAQNAIRILEDDDTLAKFKTNARKEAAKFDIQNIVPLYESLYKRALEKVS; the protein is encoded by the coding sequence ATGAAAATTGCAATTGTCTGTTACCCAACCTTCGGAGGAAGTGGAGTAGTAGCAACAGAACTAGGAATCGCCTTGTCAAAAAGAGGTCACGAAGTACATTTTGTAACATATAAGCAACCTGTACGCCTAGCTTTATTAAATGACAATATTCATTTTCACGAGGTAAACGTTCCTGATTATCCTCTTTTTCATTATCAGCCATATGAACTAGCACTTTCTAGCAAGCTGGTCAAAATCATCAAGAAAGAAAAAATTGATATTTTGCACGTACACTATGCAATTCCTCACGCATATGCAGGATATATGGCAAAGGAAATGCTCAAGCAGGAAGGTATTCATGTGCCTATGGTAACGACGTTACACGGTACAGATATTACGCTTGTAGGTAGTCATCCATTTTATCGCCCGGCAGTAAGTTTTAGCATCAATAATAGTGATGTGGTAACTTCAGTTTCAGAAAGCTTAAAGCAAGACACACTGAGACTCTTTGAAATCACTAGAGAGATTGATGTGGTGCCTAACTTTATAGATTTTGGTGCAAAAACAGATACCTTTACAGATTGCCAGCGTGATTTGATGGCAAATGAAGATGAGCGTATTGTTACGCATGTGAGTAACTTTAGAAAAGTAAAGCGTATCTCAGATGTGATCGAGGTGTTCTATCGTTTACAATTAGAAATTCCTTCTAAGCTACTTATGGTAGGTGAAGGCCCAGAAAGAGAAGCAGCAGAAGAGCGCGTAAAAGAACTAGGTATAGAAGATAAAGTACGTTTCTTAGGAAACAGTAATGAAGTAGATAAAATCTTATGTTTTTCTGATTTATTCCTACTGCCATCTGAGGCAGAAAGCTTCGGACTTGCGGCGCTAGAAGCGATGGTAAATCGTGTGCCTGTGATTTCAAGTAACGCAGGCGGTATTCCAGAAGTAAATGTAGATGGAGTGACCGGTTACTTGTCTAACGTAGGTAACATTGCAGATATGGCTCAAAACGCTATTAGAATCTTAGAAGATGATGATACGCTTGCAAAGTTCAAAACAAACGCAAGAAAAGAAGCGGCCAAGTTTGATATACAAAACATTGTGCCGCTTTATGAATCTCTTTATAAGAGAGCTTTAGAAAAAGTCTCTTGA
- a CDS encoding glycoside hydrolase family 3 N-terminal domain-containing protein, whose protein sequence is MAPRRIITILFFLFVSIISYAQERYPLYANDIIAQRKWVDSVYKQMTPKERVGQLFMVDVFSSDPKAKIDKIKKLIKEEHIGGLIFSKGGPMRQAKLNNEFQDLAKTKLLIGMDAEWGLAMRLDSTYAFPWNMTLGAIQDNNIVRKVGKRIGEHSKRLGVHINFAPVVDININPANPIIGNRSFGEDKINVTEKAIAFMEGMQEAGVLGSAKHFPGHGDTDKDSHKTLPTLNFTKERLQSVEMYPYKPIIQNGIASIMVAHLNVPALVPEVGVPTSISPTIVTKMLKEDYRFHGLIFTDALNMKGAANFKEPGDIDLAAFEAGNDILLISEDVPSASAKIMKALESGKITEERLAHSVKKILYAKYKVGLNNYKPVVTKYLLDDLNSRLDDVVYSEAIENAITVTKNNNNVLPVVNIDQKKIAYLGLGDDDGSAFKFQLRKYAQVDEIKSKTLEAAQKALEDFNYVIIGFHRSNANPWKSYKFSAEEIRWITEIAKTKTVVLDLFVRPYAMLDLQNSSDIEAIIHSYQNSQLAQEKSAQLIFGAIPSKGRLPVSLGKTPIRTGLQSGTLRRLSYGIPEEVGVDSDTLNIKIDSLVNLGIKRAMMPGAQVLVARRGKVIYDKSFGYHTYNKKRAVRPEDMYDVASMTKILASLPLLMELESEGSIALENKLGALIPALKGSNKANITLKDALSHYGRFKAWIPFYISTLDSVTKKPLDDYYSTAYSENYNIKVAEKMYLRTGYGDTLVKKIADSDLRSRLSYKYSDLPYYLMKKFLEDHYNDNLDEITRSHFYNALGANFTGYRPLRKFAKDMVVPSENDSYWRNQKVQGYVHDMGAAMQSNMGGHAGLFSNSNDVAKMMQMYLQNGYYGGKRYFSKETMDRFNTCYYCDKNVRRGVGFDKPQLSGGGPTCGCVPMTSFGHSGFTGTYTWADPENELVYVFLSNRTFPTMDNRALIKSGLRTKIQEVIYNALID, encoded by the coding sequence ATGGCGCCTAGACGCATTATCACCATATTATTTTTCTTATTTGTTTCTATAATTTCTTATGCCCAAGAGCGATACCCGCTCTATGCAAATGACATTATTGCTCAGCGTAAATGGGTAGATTCTGTCTACAAGCAAATGACGCCTAAGGAACGCGTGGGGCAGTTATTTATGGTCGATGTTTTTTCTAGTGACCCTAAGGCTAAAATTGATAAGATTAAGAAACTTATCAAGGAAGAACATATAGGTGGACTTATATTTTCTAAGGGTGGTCCTATGCGACAGGCGAAACTCAATAATGAGTTTCAAGACCTTGCAAAAACGAAGCTTCTCATAGGGATGGATGCAGAGTGGGGGCTTGCGATGAGATTAGATAGTACCTACGCTTTCCCTTGGAATATGACGCTAGGAGCTATACAAGATAATAATATCGTAAGGAAAGTAGGAAAGCGTATAGGAGAACATTCTAAGCGATTGGGAGTACACATTAATTTTGCTCCAGTAGTAGATATAAATATCAACCCAGCAAATCCTATTATAGGAAATAGATCTTTTGGCGAAGATAAAATCAACGTTACAGAAAAAGCAATTGCCTTCATGGAAGGAATGCAAGAAGCTGGAGTTTTAGGAAGTGCAAAACACTTTCCTGGTCACGGTGATACAGATAAAGACAGTCACAAAACACTACCTACACTTAATTTTACCAAGGAACGCCTTCAGAGCGTAGAGATGTATCCTTACAAGCCTATTATTCAAAATGGTATAGCAAGTATTATGGTTGCACACCTTAATGTGCCAGCACTTGTGCCAGAAGTAGGAGTGCCTACAAGTATCTCACCTACTATCGTGACAAAAATGCTTAAGGAAGATTACCGTTTTCACGGTCTAATATTTACAGATGCTTTGAATATGAAAGGCGCTGCAAATTTTAAAGAGCCTGGAGATATTGACCTTGCAGCTTTTGAGGCAGGAAATGATATTTTATTGATAAGTGAAGATGTACCCTCTGCATCTGCCAAAATTATGAAGGCTCTTGAATCTGGAAAAATTACTGAGGAAAGACTAGCACACTCGGTAAAGAAAATATTATACGCTAAATATAAAGTAGGCTTAAATAACTATAAACCTGTTGTTACCAAATATCTTCTTGATGATCTAAACTCTCGACTAGATGACGTGGTTTATAGTGAGGCAATAGAAAACGCAATTACTGTTACAAAGAATAACAATAATGTCCTTCCTGTTGTAAATATAGATCAGAAAAAGATTGCTTATTTAGGCTTAGGTGATGATGATGGATCTGCATTTAAATTCCAACTACGCAAGTATGCGCAGGTGGATGAGATAAAATCAAAAACTCTTGAAGCTGCTCAGAAGGCATTAGAAGATTTTAATTATGTCATTATAGGTTTTCATAGATCTAATGCAAACCCTTGGAAGTCCTATAAATTTTCGGCAGAAGAGATTAGATGGATTACGGAGATTGCAAAAACTAAAACTGTTGTTTTAGACCTTTTTGTAAGGCCTTATGCAATGCTAGATTTGCAAAATAGCTCAGATATTGAGGCTATAATTCACAGCTATCAGAATAGCCAGCTAGCGCAAGAAAAAAGTGCGCAACTTATTTTTGGAGCTATACCTAGTAAAGGAAGGCTACCAGTTTCTCTTGGTAAAACGCCAATCAGGACAGGTTTGCAATCTGGAACTTTAAGAAGGCTTTCATATGGAATTCCAGAAGAGGTAGGGGTAGATTCAGATACGCTTAATATCAAAATTGATTCCCTTGTAAATCTCGGGATCAAAAGAGCGATGATGCCAGGTGCTCAGGTACTAGTGGCCCGCCGTGGTAAAGTGATTTACGATAAAAGCTTTGGATATCACACCTACAATAAAAAGCGCGCTGTACGTCCAGAAGATATGTATGATGTTGCTTCTATGACAAAAATACTCGCTTCTTTACCTTTATTGATGGAGCTTGAGAGTGAAGGGTCTATTGCATTAGAAAATAAACTAGGCGCTCTTATTCCTGCACTTAAAGGGAGTAATAAGGCAAATATAACACTCAAAGATGCGCTATCACACTATGGTCGTTTCAAGGCATGGATACCTTTTTATATCAGCACACTAGATTCTGTTACAAAAAAGCCACTTGATGATTATTATAGCACGGCATACTCAGAAAATTATAATATTAAAGTTGCCGAAAAAATGTACCTGCGTACAGGGTACGGTGATACACTAGTTAAGAAAATAGCAGATAGTGACCTTCGTTCTAGACTATCCTATAAGTACAGTGACCTTCCTTATTATTTGATGAAAAAATTTCTAGAAGATCACTACAATGATAATCTTGATGAAATTACAAGATCACACTTTTATAACGCATTAGGAGCAAACTTTACGGGCTACAGACCATTGCGCAAGTTTGCCAAAGATATGGTTGTACCATCAGAAAACGACTCTTACTGGCGCAATCAGAAAGTACAAGGCTATGTGCATGACATGGGAGCAGCCATGCAGAGTAATATGGGTGGTCATGCTGGTTTATTTTCAAACTCAAATGACGTTGCCAAAATGATGCAAATGTATCTTCAAAACGGATATTATGGTGGTAAGCGCTACTTTTCAAAAGAGACTATGGATCGCTTTAATACCTGTTATTACTGTGATAAGAATGTGAGACGAGGCGTAGGTTTTGATAAGCCACAGCTAAGCGGTGGTGGCCCTACATGTGGTTGTGTGCCTATGACGAGTTTTGGTCATAGTGGTTTTACGGGGACTTACACGTGGGCAGATCCAGAGAACGAACTTGTTTATGTATTTCTATCTAATAGAACATTCCCCACTATGGATAACCGTGCCCTCATAAAATCTGGTCTAAGAACCAAGATTCAAGAAGTCATTTATAATGCTTTAATTGATTAA